In a single window of the Gossypium hirsutum isolate 1008001.06 chromosome A13, Gossypium_hirsutum_v2.1, whole genome shotgun sequence genome:
- the LOC107894495 gene encoding uncharacterized protein, with product MDWLVKHRVSLNCATKRVVLRTEEDNEVVMIREQRDYLTNMISALAIEKLVRKECEAFLAYVNIFYFGDSSIKDIRTVRDFPNVFLEELLGLSRSYEVDFGIELIPAKRIHVDLRKIEVVLSWKQLKNVSKIRNFLGLLEPGRDFVVYSDTSHVGLGCVLMQDGKVVAYVSRQLKTHEAHYLTHDLELANELNLRQRRWVELLKDYYCTIEYHSSKANMVAGALSQLQVKLTWIDQIKNKQIEDKSLELCFRQVESGITMDFGINKDGLVKIPMWKWKRVMMDFVYGLPQTPTKKDSVWVIADLLTKSAHFIPVRTDFSLQKLAKLYISKIVRLHGVSVSLISDRDLHRRSIGEGDSDIGGHVEELCYRFLRQLGSVLAIGGLGERRILGPELVSKTEDNVRLITDRLKQLLTSCKGKLSPRFIGSYQILIRVGSVAYQLEQPLELDCIHDVFRVLMLRCYLSDPAHIVPIEEIEVRPNLTFKEETVQILYRDVKILRSKSIPLVKMFWWNHSIEDATREPEDAMR from the exons ATGGACTGGCTAGTTAAACATCGGGTGAGTCTGAATTGTGCGACGAAAAGGGTTGTTTTGAGGACCGAGGAGGACAATGAGGTAGTCATGATTAGAGAACAACGTGACTATCTGACTAACATGATTTCCGCATTGGCGATAGAAAAATTAGTGAGGAAAGAGTGTGAGGCATTCTTAGCCTAtgtcaatattttttattttggggaCTCTTCAATTAAGGACATCAGAACCGTAAGGGACTTTCCAAATGTGTTTCTTGAGGAGCTACTGGGGTTGTCTCGGAGCTATGAGGTAGATTTTGGGATTGAGTTAATCCCTG CTAAAAGGATTCATGTGGATCTTCGTAAGATTGAGGTTGTGTTGAGTTGGAAACAACTGAAGAATGTGTCTAAAATCCGCAATTTTCTGGGGCTG cTTGAGCCTGGTAGGGACTTCGTGGTTTACAGTGATACGTCGCATGTGGGtctgggttgtgttctgatgcaagacggAAAGGTGGTTGCTTATGTGTCTCGTCAGCTCAAGACGCATGAGGCTCATTACCTGACGCACGATTTGGAGTTGGCC AatgagttgaaccttaggcagcgtagatgggttGAACTACTTAAGGATTACTACTGCACTATCGAGTACCATTCTagtaaggccaatatggtggctgGTGCATTAAGCC AACTTCAAGTGAAACTGACATGGATTGATCAGATAAAAAATAAACAGATAGAGGATAAGTCTCTTGAGTTGTGTTTCCGTCAGGTTGAGAGTggtattactatggattttgggATTAATAAGGATGGG CTGGTTAAGATACCGATGTGGAAATGGAAGCGGGTAATGATGGACTTCGTTTATGGGTTGCCTcaaacacccactaagaaggattctgtatggGTCATCGCAGATttattgaccaagtctgctcacttcattCCGGTTAGGACGGACTTCTCTTTGCAGAAATTGGCTAAGCTCTACATATCAAAAATAGTGAGACTTCATGGGGTATCTGTGTCGctcatctctgatagggatctac ACAGACGGTCAatcggagagggtgattcagatattggaggacatgttgaggagctGTGTTATAGATTTCTAAGGCAGTTGGGAAGTGTTCTTGCTATTGGTGGA TTGGGTGAGCGACGTATCTTGGGTCCGGAGTTGGTTTCGAAAACTGAAGATAACGTTCGACTGATTACGGATCGACTGAAGCAGCTTCTGACAA GTtgcaagggcaagctgagccctcggtttattgggtcgtatcagATTTTGATACGAGTGGGATCAGTTGCGTATCAGTTAGAGCAACCTCTAGAGTTAGATtgcattcatgatgtttttcgCGTCTTGATGTTGAGGTGCTACCTCTCTGATCCAGCACATATTGTCcctattgaggagattgaggttcgGCCAAATCTGACCTTCAAGGAGGAGACAGTTCAGATTCTGTATCGCGACGTTAAAATTCTGAGGAGTAAATCTATTCCTTTAGTGAAGATGTTTTGGTGGAATCATAGCATTGAGGATGCTACacgggagcctgaggatgcgatgcgttAG